A section of the Serratia liquefaciens ATCC 27592 genome encodes:
- a CDS encoding endonuclease/exonuclease/phosphatase family protein — MTGITAILTLLLALVTIAPLSKHAAWWIRVWDFPRLQILALSLLVLLLNLLFVPLSPWVWGMMALNLACVVYQAAWIYPYTRLSKPQVLDFTGYQKKPRIRILVSNVLTPNRQADKLLALVATERPDVLVAVETDRWWEQQLSVLEQDYPYTLKCPLDNLYGMHVYSRLKLSDAQIQYLVDDQIPSMHMMVHLDQGPQVRLHCVHPMPPSPTENEESEDRDAELVMVGKSAAKSEFPVIVTGDLNDVAWSTTTRLFLKVSGLLDPRRGRGMFSTFHAGYPFLRWPLDHVFHSDDFVLGSLRRLTSVGSDHFPIMVELVYSPKQGAQQESLEKDSEDEALAQEKLDSTDSTPEDVHTPGR; from the coding sequence GTGACAGGGATTACCGCCATACTGACGCTTTTGCTGGCGCTGGTGACTATTGCGCCGCTTTCAAAGCATGCAGCCTGGTGGATTCGGGTGTGGGATTTTCCCCGCCTGCAGATACTGGCGCTTTCGCTACTGGTGTTGTTGCTGAATCTGCTGTTTGTGCCGCTGTCGCCTTGGGTGTGGGGCATGATGGCGCTGAACCTGGCCTGTGTGGTTTACCAGGCGGCCTGGATTTACCCTTACACCCGGCTGAGCAAACCGCAGGTGCTGGACTTTACCGGCTATCAAAAAAAGCCGCGTATCCGCATTCTGGTATCCAATGTGTTAACACCCAATCGCCAGGCGGATAAGCTGCTGGCGTTGGTGGCGACCGAGCGTCCGGACGTGCTGGTGGCGGTGGAAACCGACCGCTGGTGGGAACAGCAGCTCTCGGTGCTGGAGCAGGATTACCCGTACACGTTGAAATGTCCGTTGGATAATCTGTACGGCATGCACGTTTATTCGCGGCTGAAACTCAGCGATGCGCAGATCCAATATCTGGTGGATGATCAGATCCCGTCGATGCACATGATGGTGCATTTGGATCAGGGGCCGCAGGTGCGTCTGCACTGTGTGCACCCAATGCCACCGAGCCCGACTGAAAACGAGGAATCGGAAGACCGCGACGCCGAACTGGTGATGGTCGGGAAAAGTGCGGCCAAATCGGAGTTTCCGGTGATTGTGACCGGCGATCTGAATGACGTGGCTTGGTCGACCACCACCCGGTTGTTCCTTAAAGTCAGCGGTTTGTTGGATCCGCGCCGTGGTCGGGGCATGTTCAGCACCTTTCATGCCGGTTATCCGTTCCTGCGTTGGCCATTGGATCACGTGTTCCACAGCGATGATTTCGTGCTCGGATCGCTGCGTCGGTTGACCAGCGTCGGTTCAGATCACTTCCCGATTATGGTGGAGTTGGTGTATTCGCCGAAGCAGGGGGCGCAGCAGGAAAGCCTGGAGAAAGACAGCGAAGATGAAGCGCTGGCGCAGGAAAAGTTAGACAGTACCGACTCAACGCCTGAAGACGTGCATACGCCAGGCAGATGA
- a CDS encoding SDR family oxidoreductase, which produces MQNEKLALVVGANGVIGGKLIEELERQGWQVVGLSRRGGVDRPQVRYVAVDLLDAQATRNALRPLTEVSHIFYAAYQDAPDWAGLVAPNLAMLANVVEALEPVAHGLEHISLMQGYKVYGAHLGPFKTPARESDAGHMPPEFNLEQQSYLERRQQGKNWRWSAIRPSVVGGFSLGNPMNLALTIAVYASISKSLGLPLRFPGKAGAYHSLLEMTDAGLLARATLWAATEPAAANQAFNINNGDLFRWSEMWPKIAGYFGLEVAPPLPMPLTSVMADKSELWQALAQQHGLAEADYRAVASWRFADFVFSWDYDMFADGSKARRFGFHQFVDTEAMLFALFDEFRRRKIIP; this is translated from the coding sequence ATGCAAAATGAAAAACTGGCGTTGGTAGTCGGGGCTAACGGCGTGATTGGCGGCAAGCTGATTGAAGAACTGGAACGGCAAGGTTGGCAGGTGGTTGGCCTGTCACGACGCGGGGGCGTCGACCGGCCGCAAGTGCGCTATGTGGCGGTCGATCTGTTGGATGCTCAGGCGACGCGCAATGCCTTGCGCCCGCTAACCGAGGTCAGCCATATTTTCTATGCTGCCTACCAGGATGCGCCGGACTGGGCGGGGCTGGTTGCACCGAATCTGGCGATGTTGGCCAATGTGGTGGAGGCGCTGGAGCCGGTAGCGCATGGGTTGGAGCACATCAGCCTGATGCAGGGCTATAAAGTTTACGGCGCGCATCTGGGGCCGTTCAAGACGCCGGCGCGGGAAAGCGATGCCGGGCACATGCCGCCGGAGTTTAATCTTGAGCAGCAGAGCTATCTTGAACGGCGTCAGCAGGGCAAAAATTGGCGCTGGAGCGCGATCCGGCCCAGCGTGGTGGGGGGCTTCTCGCTCGGCAATCCGATGAATCTGGCCCTGACTATCGCGGTCTATGCCTCCATCAGCAAGTCTCTGGGGTTGCCGCTGCGATTCCCCGGCAAAGCGGGGGCCTATCACAGCCTGCTGGAAATGACCGATGCGGGTCTGCTGGCGCGCGCCACGCTATGGGCTGCGACGGAACCGGCGGCGGCCAATCAGGCGTTTAATATCAACAATGGCGATCTGTTTCGCTGGAGTGAGATGTGGCCGAAAATTGCCGGCTACTTTGGTCTGGAAGTGGCGCCGCCGCTGCCTATGCCGCTGACGTCGGTGATGGCAGACAAAAGCGAGTTGTGGCAGGCGCTGGCGCAGCAGCATGGCCTGGCCGAAGCGGATTATCGCGCGGTGGCGAGCTGGCGCTTCGCGGACTTTGTTTTCTCGTGGGATTACGACATGTTTGCCGACGGCAGCAAGGCGCGACGCTTTGGCTTTCATCAGTTTGTCGACACCGAAGCGATGCTGTTCGCACTGTTTGACGAATTCCGTCGTCGCAAGATTATTCCTTAA